From the genome of Triticum aestivum cultivar Chinese Spring chromosome 3B, IWGSC CS RefSeq v2.1, whole genome shotgun sequence, one region includes:
- the LOC123068688 gene encoding LRR receptor-like serine/threonine-protein kinase RPK2, with amino-acid sequence MAVSYHLLLLPAVLLLLVLPLASSSSAAGDHAALLALKGAVTGDPASVLSAWSSSDPDHCHWRGVTCHPASSAVAAIDLPAASLSGALPALLPPRLLRLDLSGNNFSGPIPAAFLASPTLRALNLTSNRLSGPIPFPPSSNSSSSSPPCPALAHLRLAGNFLVGEIPSAVAQCRSLRVIDVSRNVLEGAVPRALGRLAALRVLDVSRNSLTDRIPPELGNCRDLAVLVLTNLTSSPGDQPEFNAFLGGLPPEVVTNPALEILWAPRANFDGRLPRYRNGSCRLRAVNLGQNYIGGPVPKWLGECGDLAFLDLSSNSLEGSMPAELRIGCMRYLNVSQNLLSGPLLSPVEGKCSSPLIDDDDVIQYYEGLVGIALISNPFGSVLGDIGNAALHDFSNNGFSGVLPSLNLHLVGNYSYGLLLNGNMFNSTLSGGFFRFCKAASGVAVNLSGNQLSGSLDMLSSCTSLQSFEAGYNKFNGSISPGIGDLHLLRVLVLRANNLSGEIPVRFGDLAALEVLDLSKNSVAGILPSHLADASRLKVVMLDHNRLSGSIPPSFSELAQLSVFDVSFNNLSGDIPYLRHSADCGFFVGNPLLSRCLGPNASAPPSVSTDHQKWTQRLGGHMTKSKYLVVIIAASATALVSFVVAVLIFFVCERRKRAKIENFKKKMVVTFADAPAEINYDSIIQATSNFSIQNLIGTGGFGATYKAELAPGYLVAVKRLAMGRFQGLQQFDAEIATLGRIRHKNLVTLIGYHIGESDTFLIYNYLPGGNLESFIHEMGSRQVSWAEVYTIAMDVAQALAFLHGSCTPRIIHRDIKPSNILLDEDLNAYLSDFGLARLMEVTQTHATTDVAGTFGYVAPEYATTCRVSDKSDVYSFGVVLLELMSGKRSLDPSFSQFGDGFMIVSWGRMLMQEERTSEFFSPGLWDTSPKDRLTEMLKIAISCTSESLAVRLSMRQVAARLKQLRNEH; translated from the coding sequence atggcggtTTCgtaccatctcctcctcctcccggccgtccttctcctcctcgtcctcccgctcgcctcctcctcctccgccgccggcgaccacgcGGCCCTCCTCGCGCTCAAGGGCGCCGTCACCGGCGACCCCGCCTCCGTCCTCTCCGCCTGGTCCTCCTCCGACCCCGACCACTGCCATTGGCGCGGGGTCACCTGCCACCCCGCCTCCTCGGCCGTCGCCGCCATCGACCTCCCCGCGGCCTCGCTCTCCGGCGCCCTCCCCGCGCTCCTCCCCCCGCGCCTCCTCCGCCTCGACCTCTCCGGCAACAACTTCTCCGGCCCCATCCCCGCCGCCTTCCTCGCGTCCCCGACCCTCCGCGCCCTCAATCTCACCTCCAACCGCCTCTCGGGGCCCATACCCTTCCcgccctcctccaactcctcctcctcctcgccgccctgcCCCGCCCTCGCCCACCTCCGCCTCGCCGGCAACTTCCTCGTCGGCGAAATCCCCTCCGCGGTGGCCCAATGCCGCAGCCTCCGCGTCATCGACGTCTCCCGCAACGTCCTCGAGGGCGCCGTCCCGCGCGCCctcggccgcctcgccgccctccgcgtccTCGACGTCTCCCGCAACAGCCTCACCGACAGGATCCCCCCGGAGCTCGGCAACTGCCGGGACCTCGCCGTGCTCGTGCTCACCAACCTCACTTCGTCGCCTGGGGACCAGCCGGAGTTCAACGCCTTCCTCGGCGGGCTGCCTCCGGAGGTGGTCACCAACCCAGCGCTGGAGATTCTCTGGGCACCAAGGGCCAACTTCGACGGCCGGCTGCCGAGGTACAGGAACGGTTCCTGCCGCCTCCGGGCGGTCAACCTTGGGCAGAACTATATTGGTGGTCCAGTGCCGAAATGGCTTGGGGAGTGTGGGGACTTGGCATTTCTTGATCTGAGCTCCAACAGCTTGGAGGGTTCCATGCCTGCTGAGTTGAGGATAGGATGCATGAGATACCTCAATGTCAGCCAGAACTTACTGTCAGGGCCGCTCCTTTCGCCAGTGGAGGGCAAATGCTCAAGCCCTTTGATCGATGATGATGATGTAATTCAGTACTATGAGGGATTGGTTGGGATTGCGTTGATCAGTAACCCTTTTGGGTCTGTGCTTGGGGACATTGGCAATGCCGCTCTCCATGATTTCAGTAACAATGGCTTTAGCGGGGTGTTGCCATCTCTTAACTTGCATCTGGTTGGAAATTACTCTTATGGCTTGCTGCTCAACGGCAATATGTTCAACAGCACGCTTTCTGGTGGGTTTTTCAGATTTTGCAAGGCCGCAAGTGGGGTAGCAGTCAATTTGAGTGGCAATCAGTTGTCAGGCAGTCTTGATATGCTGTCAAGCTGTACATCTCTTCAAAGTTTCGAGGCTGGCTACAACAAGTTCAATGGGTCAATATCTCCTGGAATTGGTGACCTGCATTTGCTGCGTGTCCTGGTCTTGAGGGCAAACAATTTATCAGGCGAGATCCCTGTGCGGTTTGGTGATTTGGCTGCTCTGGAGGTTCTGGATTTATCAAAAAATTCTGTGGCAGGTATCCTGCCGTCACATTTAGCTGATGCATCGCGCCTTAAAGTAGTGATGCTGGACCACAACAGGCTCTCAGGAAGCATCCCTCCCAGTTTCAGTGAACTGGCTCAACTGTCGGTTTTTGATGTCTCGTTCAACAACCTATCAGGTGACATTCCCTATCTAAGGCACTCTGCTGATTGCGGTTTCTTTGTTGGCAATCCCCTGCTGTCCCGGTGTCTGGGTCCAAATGCATCTGCACCACCATCAGTATCAACCGATCACCAGAAATGGACTCAAAGATTGGGTGGCCACATGACCAAATCCAAGTATCTGGTGGTGATTATAGCTGCGTCTGCAACTGCTCTagtgtcttttgttgttgcagtcCTCATCTTCTTTGTGTGTGAGAGAAGGAAAAGAGCAAAAATTGAAAATTTTAAGAAGAAAATGGTAGTAACATTTGCTGATGCCCCTGCTGAGATTAATTATGACAGCATTATCCAAGCAACAAGTAACTTCAGTATCCAGAACCTGATTGGTACCGGTGGTTTTGGTGCTACCTACAAGGCTGAGCTGGCTCCTGGTTATCTTGTAGCAGTGAAGAGGCTAGCCATGGGGCGTTTCCAAGGCCTCCAGCAGTTTGATGCAGAAATCGCAACTCTAGGAAGAATTCGGCACAAGAATCTCGTTACACTTATTGGGTACCACATTGGAGAATCAGACACTTTCCTGATCTACAACTATCTCCCCGGTGGCAACCTTGAGAGCTTTATACATGAGATGGGTAGCAGACAGGTTTCGTGGGCTGAGGTTTACACCATAGCCATGGATGTTGCACAGGCCCTGGCTTTCCTTCATGGCTCCTGCACACCACGAATCATTCATCGAGACATCAAACCTAGCAATATTCTGCTGGATGAGGATCTGAATGCGTACTTGTCAGATTTTGGTTTGGCGAGATTAATGGAAGTTACACAAACTCATGCCACAACTGATGTTGCTGGGACCTTTGGCTATGTCGCACCTGAATATGCGACCACCTGCAGAGTCTCTGACAAGTCTGACGTCTACAGTTTTGGTGTTGTCCTTCTAGAGTTGATGTCAGGCAAGAGGTCTTTGGATCCCTCGTTCTCACAGTTTGGCGATGGTTTTATGATCGTATCATGGGGAAGGATGCTGATGCAGGAAGAGCGCACCAGTGAATTCTTCTCTCCGGGACTATGGGATACATCGCCAAAGGACAGATTGACTGAGATGCTAAAGATCGCTATATCGTGCACCTCAGAGTCACTAGCCGTTCGGCTGTCAATGAGGCAGGTTGCAGCAAGGTTGAAGCAACTGAGGAATGAACACTGA